A genomic stretch from Thermomonospora umbrina includes:
- a CDS encoding SAM-dependent methyltransferase: MTTEPAAPLVPEIDTTRPSIARAYDAVLGGKDNYEVDRAVADELFKVMPEIGDLAWYNRAVLGRGVHHLAAEAGIRQFIDLGSGLPTVENTHQVAQRYIPDARVVYVDIDPIVLAHGRALLVQNEHTTVVTADLREPDTILALPAVQEMIDFSEPVAVLLVGMLHHLHDDEDPQGIVERYMAAVPSGSHLFLTHFCRSGPDAAALEETFLRFLGTGRFRTREEIARYFDGLDLVPPGLVHLPEWRPDGLVTHPLTIGQRLMIGGIARKP; encoded by the coding sequence ATGACGACCGAGCCGGCGGCGCCCCTGGTGCCCGAAATCGACACCACCAGACCGAGCATCGCGCGCGCCTATGACGCCGTTCTCGGCGGCAAGGACAACTACGAGGTCGACCGCGCCGTCGCCGACGAGCTGTTCAAGGTGATGCCGGAGATCGGCGACCTGGCCTGGTACAACCGGGCCGTGCTGGGGCGCGGGGTGCACCACCTGGCGGCCGAGGCGGGCATCCGCCAGTTCATCGACCTGGGCTCGGGCCTGCCCACCGTGGAGAACACCCACCAGGTCGCCCAGCGGTACATCCCGGACGCCCGGGTCGTCTATGTGGACATCGATCCCATCGTGCTCGCCCATGGCCGCGCCCTGCTGGTGCAGAACGAGCACACCACCGTCGTCACCGCCGACCTGCGCGAGCCCGACACGATCCTGGCCCTCCCCGCGGTCCAGGAGATGATCGACTTCTCCGAGCCGGTGGCGGTGCTGCTGGTCGGCATGCTGCACCACCTGCACGACGACGAGGACCCGCAGGGCATCGTCGAGCGCTACATGGCGGCGGTCCCGAGCGGCAGCCACCTGTTCCTCACCCACTTCTGCCGCTCGGGACCGGACGCCGCCGCGCTGGAGGAGACCTTCCTCCGCTTCCTCGGCACCGGCCGCTTCCGCACCCGGGAGGAGATCGCCCGCTACTTCGACGGGCTCGACCTCGTGCCACCCGGGCTGGTCCACCTCCCCGAATGGCGTCCGGACGGCCTCGTCACCCACCCGCTGACCATCGGCCAACGGTTGATGATCGGCGGCATCGCCCGCAAGCCCTGA
- a CDS encoding helix-turn-helix domain-containing protein yields the protein MIMARQADDPSIRRLFASSRGGPTVLRMLLGAQLRRLREDRNITRESAAYAIRASASKMSRLELGRVGIKERDVADLLTLYGLTEGPERAGLMSLVRQAAAPHWSDEYGDILPSWQEMYVALEEAAARLRTFEVQFVPSLLRTEEYTRAVTRLRHPRASTDDLERRVALEVARRRLLTRPDAPKLWAVIDESALRRQLGGREVMHDQLVHLLELSALPSVTLQIAPFERGLGAPGGPFTIMRFAEPDLPDVVYLEQLDSAQYLDKRQEIDLYSRTMDTLCAQAAPPDRTPQFLRELIRRADSE from the coding sequence ATGATCATGGCCAGGCAGGCGGACGACCCGTCCATACGCCGCCTGTTCGCCTCGTCCCGGGGCGGTCCCACCGTCCTGCGCATGCTGCTCGGGGCCCAGTTGCGCCGGCTGCGCGAGGACAGGAACATCACCCGCGAGAGCGCCGCGTACGCCATCCGCGCGTCGGCGTCCAAGATGAGCCGGCTGGAGCTCGGCCGGGTCGGCATCAAGGAGCGGGACGTCGCCGACCTGCTCACCCTGTACGGGCTGACCGAGGGGCCCGAGCGCGCCGGGCTGATGTCGCTGGTCAGACAGGCCGCCGCGCCGCACTGGTCGGACGAGTACGGCGACATCCTGCCGAGCTGGCAGGAGATGTACGTCGCCCTGGAGGAGGCCGCCGCCCGGCTCCGCACGTTCGAGGTGCAGTTCGTCCCCAGCCTGCTGCGGACCGAGGAGTACACCCGCGCGGTCACCCGACTGCGGCACCCGCGCGCCTCGACCGACGACCTCGAACGCCGGGTCGCCCTGGAGGTGGCACGGCGACGGCTGCTCACCCGGCCCGACGCGCCCAAGCTGTGGGCGGTCATCGACGAGTCCGCGCTGCGCCGCCAACTCGGCGGCCGCGAGGTCATGCACGACCAACTCGTCCACCTGCTGGAGCTCAGCGCGCTGCCCAGCGTCACCCTGCAGATCGCGCCGTTCGAGCGGGGCCTCGGCGCGCCCGGCGGGCCGTTCACCATCATGCGGTTCGCCGAGCCCGACCTGCCGGACGTCGTCTATCTCGAACAGCTCGACAGCGCGCAGTATCTCGACAAGCGCCAGGAGATCGACCTCTACTCGCGCACCATGGACACACTGTGCGCGCAGGCCGCGCCGCCCGACCGGACCCCGCAATTCCTCCGGGAACTGATCCGTCGAGCCGACTCGGAATGA
- a CDS encoding methyltransferase, which translates to MHTYVHWNEAGASRTARWRSENGAPPPKRVTVADDRMTADSAYRLACEGTALLWRGDFHNARQLLQAMGRRVDRPRRRRRPEAEPEAQPRAQAFHLHRMAQAQKARTLGMLLVPLDPDHTVPLRRSPDVRQACLEAYGRPVDDEPSLVSLRELLGVIGAHEWRRNGVEVPALGARIHPHYGVFSPVRGEYVDLVARAPLPERPSEAFDIGTGTGVLAAVLAHRGVERVVATDGDPRALACARENIERLGLAERVEVREADLFPPGRARLIVCNPPWIPARAASSIEQAVYDPDGRMLHGFLAGLADHLEPGGEGWLVLSDIAEHLGLRSRDELLTAFAEAGIDVVDRLDVRPRHAKTRDAEDPLHAARAAETTSLWRLAPA; encoded by the coding sequence GTGCACACCTACGTCCACTGGAACGAGGCGGGCGCGTCCCGTACCGCCCGCTGGCGGTCGGAGAACGGCGCGCCGCCGCCCAAGCGCGTCACCGTCGCCGACGACCGGATGACGGCGGACTCCGCCTACCGACTGGCGTGCGAGGGGACGGCGCTGCTCTGGCGCGGCGATTTCCACAACGCCCGCCAACTGCTGCAGGCCATGGGCCGCCGCGTCGACCGCCCCCGCCGACGACGCCGTCCCGAGGCCGAGCCCGAGGCGCAGCCCCGTGCCCAGGCGTTCCATCTGCACCGGATGGCCCAGGCGCAGAAGGCCCGGACGCTCGGCATGCTCCTGGTGCCGCTGGACCCGGACCACACCGTCCCGCTGCGACGCTCCCCCGACGTGCGGCAGGCGTGCCTGGAGGCGTACGGCCGGCCTGTGGACGACGAACCCTCGCTGGTGTCCCTCCGGGAGCTGCTCGGCGTCATCGGCGCCCACGAGTGGCGGCGCAACGGCGTCGAGGTCCCCGCCCTGGGGGCGCGGATCCACCCGCACTACGGCGTCTTCTCCCCCGTGCGCGGCGAGTACGTCGACCTGGTGGCCCGGGCCCCTCTGCCGGAACGGCCGTCGGAGGCGTTCGACATCGGCACCGGCACCGGAGTGCTGGCCGCCGTGCTGGCCCACCGAGGCGTGGAACGGGTCGTCGCGACCGACGGCGACCCCCGGGCGTTGGCCTGCGCACGGGAGAACATCGAGCGCCTCGGGCTGGCGGAGCGGGTCGAGGTCAGGGAGGCGGACCTCTTCCCGCCGGGGCGGGCGCGGCTGATCGTGTGCAATCCGCCGTGGATCCCCGCGCGGGCCGCCTCGTCCATCGAGCAGGCCGTCTACGACCCCGACGGCCGGATGCTGCACGGGTTCCTCGCCGGGCTGGCGGATCATCTGGAGCCGGGTGGCGAGGGGTGGCTGGTGCTGTCGGACATCGCCGAGCACCTGGGGCTGCGGTCGCGGGACGAGCTGCTCACCGCGTTCGCCGAGGCGGGGATCGACGTCGTCGACCGGCTGGACGTCAGGCCCCGGCATGCGAAGACACGCGACGCCGAGGACCCCCTTCATGCCGCCCGTGCGGCGGAGACGACCTCCCTCTGGAGGCTGGCCCCCGCGTGA
- a CDS encoding pyridoxamine 5'-phosphate oxidase family protein: MTNREPETRLDDRFSSENAAATEWGVGRAVLEKAELYWLTTVRADGRPHVTPLLAVWMDGAMHFTTGPTEQKARNLIGNPQVVLTTGRNVQEGLDVIVEGVAVRLNDEERLRRLSDAVVDKYGPEWRFTVRDGTFHHEGGEAWVFEVEPVTAFGFGKGEVFSQTRWRFNGAG; encoded by the coding sequence ATGACGAATCGGGAGCCGGAGACGCGGCTGGACGACAGGTTCAGCAGTGAGAACGCCGCCGCGACGGAGTGGGGAGTGGGACGGGCCGTCCTCGAGAAGGCGGAGCTGTACTGGCTGACGACCGTGCGTGCGGACGGCCGGCCGCACGTCACGCCGTTGCTGGCGGTCTGGATGGACGGCGCGATGCACTTCACCACGGGCCCGACCGAGCAGAAGGCCAGGAACCTCATCGGCAACCCGCAGGTGGTCCTGACGACGGGCCGCAACGTTCAGGAGGGCCTCGACGTGATCGTCGAGGGCGTGGCGGTCCGGCTGAACGACGAGGAGCGCCTGCGCAGGCTGTCGGACGCGGTCGTGGACAAGTACGGCCCCGAGTGGCGGTTCACCGTGCGGGACGGCACCTTCCACCATGAGGGCGGCGAGGCGTGGGTGTTCGAGGTCGAGCCCGTCACCGCGTTCGGGTTCGGCAAGGGCGAGGTGTTCAGCCAGACCCGCTGGCGCTTCAACGGGGCCGGGTGA
- the sigJ gene encoding RNA polymerase sigma factor SigJ: protein MSDTAPTADGTSEGTADTATRVFLEHRELLFALAYNMLGSVADTEDVLQETWLAWAPKNEALNAERIGSPRAYLVRVAINKALARQNAISRRRETYVGPWLPEPLVTPLDGTLPAGDHDGTEAVERAETVSMALMVVLETLTPLERAVFVLNEVFGYAHTEIADILERSPAAIRQLAHRARGHVHARRPRYEVDPRLRRQVTERFLTAAFGGDLQELLRLLAPDATLWSDGGGKAPAAGLRPVHGSDKIARLLIARASRPPQRVDIRYRRVNGDPSAVVFAGGSPFAVLVLDLTPDGERVCGVYAVTNPDKLHASLWGDDPPQGPRDRGDLQP, encoded by the coding sequence ATGTCCGACACCGCGCCGACCGCCGACGGCACCAGCGAAGGGACGGCGGACACCGCGACACGGGTGTTCCTCGAACACCGGGAACTGCTGTTCGCCCTCGCCTACAACATGCTCGGCAGCGTCGCCGACACCGAGGACGTGCTCCAGGAGACCTGGCTCGCCTGGGCGCCCAAGAACGAGGCACTGAACGCCGAACGGATCGGCAGCCCCCGCGCCTACCTGGTACGCGTAGCGATCAACAAGGCCCTCGCCCGCCAGAACGCCATCAGCCGCCGCCGAGAGACCTACGTGGGCCCCTGGCTGCCCGAGCCGCTGGTCACCCCGCTCGACGGCACCCTGCCCGCCGGCGACCACGACGGCACGGAGGCCGTCGAACGCGCCGAGACGGTCTCCATGGCGCTCATGGTGGTGCTGGAGACGCTCACCCCCCTGGAACGGGCCGTGTTCGTCCTGAACGAGGTGTTCGGCTACGCCCACACCGAGATCGCGGACATCCTCGAACGCAGCCCGGCGGCGATACGACAGCTCGCCCACCGGGCCCGAGGCCACGTCCACGCGCGACGCCCCCGCTACGAGGTCGACCCCCGGCTGCGGCGACAGGTCACCGAACGCTTCCTGACGGCCGCGTTCGGCGGGGACCTGCAAGAACTGCTGCGCCTGCTCGCACCGGACGCCACCCTGTGGAGCGACGGCGGCGGCAAGGCCCCGGCGGCGGGCCTGCGCCCCGTCCACGGCAGCGACAAGATCGCCCGACTCCTCATCGCCCGCGCCTCCCGCCCCCCTCAGCGCGTCGACATCCGCTACCGGCGGGTCAACGGAGACCCCTCCGCCGTGGTCTTCGCCGGCGGCTCCCCCTTCGCCGTCCTGGTCCTCGACCTGACCCCGGACGGCGAACGGGTCTGCGGCGTCTACGCCGTCACCAACCCGGACAAGCTGCACGCTTCCTTGTGGGGGGACGACCCCCCACAAGGGCCGCGCGATCGTGGAGACCTCCAGCCATGA